The proteins below come from a single Vicugna pacos chromosome 13, VicPac4, whole genome shotgun sequence genomic window:
- the LOC102537051 gene encoding guanylate-binding protein 7-like isoform X1 yields the protein MASGPSMMNPICLVKRQNSQMTVNPNALKILDQMSQPVVVVAIVGPYRMGKSYLMNRLVGQNHGFFLGSTVRSETKGIWMWCVPHPSKESHTLVLLDTEGLGDVEKGDSKSDSWTFALAVLLSSCLVYNSMSNINHQALEQLHYVTELTNLIRRKSSCSSDDGEDSAEFVSFFPDFVWTVRDFMLDLELDGCPITEDEYLENALRLIPGEDPQIQNSNLPREMIRSFFPKRKCFVFDRPVSDKKLLAHIEDVPDDQLDGSFQMQCKAFCSYVFTHAKPKTLGEGITVTGGGLGTLVMTYVDTINSGAVPCLENAVMTLAERENSAAVEKAAAHYSEQMAQRLTLPTDTLQGLLEVHAACEREAIAVFMEHSFKDVKREFQKKLVGTIQKKREEFLVQNEEASVKYCQAELQKLSEPLMEGLMERTFFAPGGHKLYLEARDKVEQNYKLLPRKGVKANEVLQSFLQSQAEVEEAILQADKALTDAEKAVAVERAQKEAAEREQELLKEQLKEQEQKLEMQKQSFKENLAQMEEKMKREKEDLLRQQEKVLEHKLKMQEELLRDGFKMKSEALTSEINKLKEDIEGIRYNYPFMRDQAIDLLTTTLIALLPVPFNLFALELKLFSELFKRFLNSS from the exons ATGGCATCTGGACCCAGCATGATGAACCCCATCTGTCTGGTAAAAAGACAGAACAGCCAGATGACAGTAAATCCAAATGCACTGAAGATTCTTGACCAGATGTCTCAGCCTGTGGTGGTGGTGGCCATTGTAGGGCCATATCGGATGGGAAAGTCCTACCTGATGAATCGCCTGGTGGGACAGAACCATG GTTTCTTTCTGGGCTCCACGGTGAGGTCTGAAACGAAGGGCATCTGGATGTGGTGTGTGCCCCACCCCTCCAAGGAGAGCCACACCCTGGTCCTTCTGGACACTGAGGGCCTGGGTGATGTGGAAAAG GGTGACTCCAAGAGTGACTCATGGACCTTCGCCCTGGCTGTGCTTCTGAGCAGCTGCCTTGTCTACAACAGCATGAGCAACATCAACCACCAGGCCCTGGAGCAGCTGCA CTATGTGACCGAACTCACAAATCTGATCAGGAGAAAATCCTCATGCAGCTCTGATGATGGAGAGGACTCAGCCGAATTTGTGAGTTTCTTTCCAGACTTTGTGTGGACTGTGCGGGATTTCATGCTGGATCTGGAGCTAGATGGATGCCCCATCACTGAAGACGAGTACCTGGAGAATGCCTTGAGGTTGATTCCAG GCGAGGATCCCCAAATCCAAAATTCCAACCTGCCCAGAGAGATGATCAGGAGTTTCTTTCCAAAACGGAAGTGCTTTGTCTTTGACCGGCCTGTCAGTGACAAAAAACTACTAGCCCATATTGAGGACGTGCCAGATGACCAACTGGATGGGAGTTTTCAGATGCAATGCAAAGCATTCTGTTCTTATGTCTTCACTCATGCAAAACCCAAGACCCTAGGAGAGGGGATCACGGTCACTGGGGGAG GGCTGGGGACGCTGGTGATGACCTACGTGGACACCATCAACAGTGGGGCAGTTCCTTGTTTGGAGAACGCAGTGATGACTCTGGCAGAGCGTGAGAACTCAGCGGCCGTGGAGAAGGCAGCCGCCCACTACAGCGAGCAGATGGCCCAGCGCCTGACCCTCCCCACGGACACGCTTCAGGGGCTGCTGGAGGTGCACGCGGCCTGCGAGAGGGAAGCCATCGCAGTCTTCATGGAGCACTCCTTCAAGGATGTCAAGCGGGAGTTCCAGAAGAAGCTTGTG ggcaccatccagaaaaagagggaagaattCTTGGTGCAGAATGAAGAGGCCTCTGTCAAATACTGTCAGGCTGAGCTTCAGAAGCTTTCAGAGCCCTTGATGGAAGGTCTTATGGAACGAACTTTCTTTGCTCCTGGAGGACACAAGCTCTACTTAGAAGCAAGGGACAAGGTTGAACAGAACTATAAGCTGCTGCCCAGGAAAGGAGTCAAG GCAAACGAGGTCCTGCAGAGCTTCCTGCAGTCCCAAGCAGAAGTGGAGGAAGCCATCCTGCAGGCAGACAAAGCcctcacagatgcagagaaggcCGTGGCAG TTGAACGTGCCCAGAAGGAGGCTGCTGAGAGGGAACAAGAATTGCTAAAGGAGCAACTGAAGGAACAAGAGCAAAAACTGGAAATGCAGAAGCAAAGCTTCAAGGAGAATCTAGCGCAGATGGAAGagaagatgaaaagggagaaagaagaccTTCTGAGACAGCAGGAGAAGGTGCTGGAGCACAAGCTGAAG ATGCAAGAAGAACTACTTAGAGACGGATTTAAAATGAAATCTGAGGCATTAACTagtgaaataaataaactaaaagaaGACATTGAAGGAATCAGATACAATTACCCCTTCATGAGAGACCAGGCCATTGATCTGTTGACAACCACATTAATTGCATTGCTACCTGTGCCTTTTAATCTATTTGCTTTGGAGCTGAAATTGTTCAGTGagctttttaaaaggtttttgaaCTCCTCTTAA
- the LOC102537051 gene encoding guanylate-binding protein 7-like isoform X2, whose product MWCVPHPSKESHTLVLLDTEGLGDVEKGDSKSDSWTFALAVLLSSCLVYNSMSNINHQALEQLHYVTELTNLIRRKSSCSSDDGEDSAEFVSFFPDFVWTVRDFMLDLELDGCPITEDEYLENALRLIPGEDPQIQNSNLPREMIRSFFPKRKCFVFDRPVSDKKLLAHIEDVPDDQLDGSFQMQCKAFCSYVFTHAKPKTLGEGITVTGGGLGTLVMTYVDTINSGAVPCLENAVMTLAERENSAAVEKAAAHYSEQMAQRLTLPTDTLQGLLEVHAACEREAIAVFMEHSFKDVKREFQKKLVGTIQKKREEFLVQNEEASVKYCQAELQKLSEPLMEGLMERTFFAPGGHKLYLEARDKVEQNYKLLPRKGVKANEVLQSFLQSQAEVEEAILQADKALTDAEKAVAVERAQKEAAEREQELLKEQLKEQEQKLEMQKQSFKENLAQMEEKMKREKEDLLRQQEKVLEHKLKMQEELLRDGFKMKSEALTSEINKLKEDIEGIRYNYPFMRDQAIDLLTTTLIALLPVPFNLFALELKLFSELFKRFLNSS is encoded by the exons ATGTGGTGTGTGCCCCACCCCTCCAAGGAGAGCCACACCCTGGTCCTTCTGGACACTGAGGGCCTGGGTGATGTGGAAAAG GGTGACTCCAAGAGTGACTCATGGACCTTCGCCCTGGCTGTGCTTCTGAGCAGCTGCCTTGTCTACAACAGCATGAGCAACATCAACCACCAGGCCCTGGAGCAGCTGCA CTATGTGACCGAACTCACAAATCTGATCAGGAGAAAATCCTCATGCAGCTCTGATGATGGAGAGGACTCAGCCGAATTTGTGAGTTTCTTTCCAGACTTTGTGTGGACTGTGCGGGATTTCATGCTGGATCTGGAGCTAGATGGATGCCCCATCACTGAAGACGAGTACCTGGAGAATGCCTTGAGGTTGATTCCAG GCGAGGATCCCCAAATCCAAAATTCCAACCTGCCCAGAGAGATGATCAGGAGTTTCTTTCCAAAACGGAAGTGCTTTGTCTTTGACCGGCCTGTCAGTGACAAAAAACTACTAGCCCATATTGAGGACGTGCCAGATGACCAACTGGATGGGAGTTTTCAGATGCAATGCAAAGCATTCTGTTCTTATGTCTTCACTCATGCAAAACCCAAGACCCTAGGAGAGGGGATCACGGTCACTGGGGGAG GGCTGGGGACGCTGGTGATGACCTACGTGGACACCATCAACAGTGGGGCAGTTCCTTGTTTGGAGAACGCAGTGATGACTCTGGCAGAGCGTGAGAACTCAGCGGCCGTGGAGAAGGCAGCCGCCCACTACAGCGAGCAGATGGCCCAGCGCCTGACCCTCCCCACGGACACGCTTCAGGGGCTGCTGGAGGTGCACGCGGCCTGCGAGAGGGAAGCCATCGCAGTCTTCATGGAGCACTCCTTCAAGGATGTCAAGCGGGAGTTCCAGAAGAAGCTTGTG ggcaccatccagaaaaagagggaagaattCTTGGTGCAGAATGAAGAGGCCTCTGTCAAATACTGTCAGGCTGAGCTTCAGAAGCTTTCAGAGCCCTTGATGGAAGGTCTTATGGAACGAACTTTCTTTGCTCCTGGAGGACACAAGCTCTACTTAGAAGCAAGGGACAAGGTTGAACAGAACTATAAGCTGCTGCCCAGGAAAGGAGTCAAG GCAAACGAGGTCCTGCAGAGCTTCCTGCAGTCCCAAGCAGAAGTGGAGGAAGCCATCCTGCAGGCAGACAAAGCcctcacagatgcagagaaggcCGTGGCAG TTGAACGTGCCCAGAAGGAGGCTGCTGAGAGGGAACAAGAATTGCTAAAGGAGCAACTGAAGGAACAAGAGCAAAAACTGGAAATGCAGAAGCAAAGCTTCAAGGAGAATCTAGCGCAGATGGAAGagaagatgaaaagggagaaagaagaccTTCTGAGACAGCAGGAGAAGGTGCTGGAGCACAAGCTGAAG ATGCAAGAAGAACTACTTAGAGACGGATTTAAAATGAAATCTGAGGCATTAACTagtgaaataaataaactaaaagaaGACATTGAAGGAATCAGATACAATTACCCCTTCATGAGAGACCAGGCCATTGATCTGTTGACAACCACATTAATTGCATTGCTACCTGTGCCTTTTAATCTATTTGCTTTGGAGCTGAAATTGTTCAGTGagctttttaaaaggtttttgaaCTCCTCTTAA